Proteins from a genomic interval of Micromonospora sp. NBC_00389:
- a CDS encoding diguanylate cyclase: MTLRGRLTAAFLVVVLGPVLLGAFFVASIVTAVDRSRSTERLGVAASTVRTSIDALCQQLRATADAVALTADPSGAADQLVGRGLAAAVLITDVTGRVTYASPGAPSTPWRDCTGPTAVSSGPVRALAARVDLRDRAGTLLGTVAAAQLVDPAFVARLAAVTGVAVTLLDGGASAARFTHTTESREVRDAVLAAASTVDNERVTETSEGRYVRRIGPSTGQPLPLVLSVPSERPPGLHATLAGVVGLAGLLAVLTAWRLARVTTRPLMELAGAVDRVAHGDLTARVPVRSRDELGRLAAAFNRMTRETGSYVAALTSSRDQLRGHLAVLGDTLASTHDLQRILRVILHSAIAATGARAGAVLLVEAGGVLVAQCTEGLDGRWPEGAADGPQTLRVPVGVGVVGAVAATGEPQRGRMEPTEVPVGEPRCRTYVAVPFATPGGGATSTPAGPIGGVGPVGSFGPIGGAAGGSAPAEEAGAPAAALGVLALYDRLGADEFDDDDLVTLRTFAGHAAVAVDNVRVHEEAQRLSLTDPLTGLWNYRYLRESIRREVERASRFGRMLSVLALDLDRFKDVNDTYGHAAGDTVLAEFARRMRGEIREVDLAFRQGGEEFVLLLPETDSRGAAIVAERLGAAVRETPIAVEAYVGPIVVTVSVGIAVYPDHGSTGRDVLEAADDALYAAKAAGRDTYRVAELCPDVPTREIPVPAGAVSPPDGLPRAGQPVQVIREPGGHARSEPAVGVPESPPVGPAHARPEPANDPAASAADEALAGPDAARPGSGGGASSGPHPPRQSRGR, translated from the coding sequence GTGACGCTACGCGGGCGGTTGACGGCAGCCTTCCTCGTAGTGGTGCTCGGCCCGGTCCTGCTCGGCGCGTTCTTTGTCGCCTCCATCGTCACCGCCGTCGATCGCAGCCGCTCCACCGAGCGCCTGGGGGTGGCTGCGTCCACCGTCCGTACCTCGATCGACGCGCTCTGCCAGCAGCTACGTGCCACCGCCGACGCGGTCGCCCTCACCGCCGACCCGTCCGGTGCCGCCGATCAACTGGTCGGCCGGGGGCTGGCCGCCGCAGTGCTGATCACCGACGTGACCGGTCGGGTCACCTACGCCTCGCCCGGCGCGCCGTCGACCCCCTGGCGGGACTGCACCGGCCCGACCGCGGTGTCGTCCGGCCCGGTCCGTGCCCTGGCAGCCCGGGTCGACCTGCGCGACCGGGCCGGCACTCTGCTCGGCACGGTGGCGGCCGCGCAACTGGTCGACCCGGCCTTCGTGGCCCGGCTCGCGGCGGTGACCGGGGTGGCGGTCACCCTGCTCGACGGCGGTGCGAGCGCCGCGCGGTTCACCCACACCACCGAGTCGCGCGAGGTACGCGACGCGGTGCTGGCCGCCGCCAGCACGGTCGACAACGAGCGGGTCACCGAGACCAGCGAGGGCCGGTACGTGCGGCGGATCGGCCCGTCGACCGGGCAGCCGCTGCCGCTGGTGCTCTCGGTACCCAGCGAGCGGCCACCGGGACTGCACGCCACGCTGGCCGGCGTGGTCGGGCTGGCCGGGCTGCTCGCCGTCCTGACCGCCTGGCGACTGGCCCGGGTGACCACCCGGCCGCTGATGGAACTCGCCGGTGCGGTGGACCGGGTGGCACACGGCGACCTGACCGCCCGGGTGCCGGTGCGCAGCCGCGACGAGTTGGGCCGGCTGGCCGCGGCGTTCAACCGGATGACCCGGGAGACCGGGTCCTACGTCGCGGCGCTCACCAGCAGCCGGGACCAGCTACGCGGGCACCTCGCAGTGCTCGGCGACACCCTGGCCAGCACGCACGACCTGCAGCGCATCCTGCGGGTGATCCTGCACAGCGCCATCGCGGCAACCGGGGCGCGGGCCGGAGCGGTGCTGCTGGTGGAGGCCGGTGGGGTGCTCGTGGCGCAGTGCACCGAAGGGCTGGACGGGCGCTGGCCGGAGGGGGCCGCGGACGGGCCGCAGACGTTGCGGGTGCCGGTGGGCGTCGGCGTGGTCGGCGCGGTGGCCGCCACCGGGGAGCCGCAGCGGGGGCGGATGGAGCCCACCGAGGTCCCGGTGGGTGAGCCGCGCTGCCGTACGTACGTCGCGGTCCCGTTCGCCACCCCGGGCGGCGGCGCGACGTCCACCCCGGCCGGGCCGATCGGGGGCGTCGGGCCGGTCGGGTCGTTCGGACCGATCGGGGGCGCCGCTGGTGGCTCCGCGCCCGCCGAGGAGGCTGGCGCACCAGCGGCGGCACTCGGCGTGCTGGCCCTCTACGACCGGCTGGGCGCCGACGAGTTCGACGACGACGACCTGGTCACCCTGCGCACCTTCGCCGGGCACGCGGCGGTGGCGGTGGACAACGTCCGGGTGCACGAGGAGGCGCAGCGGCTCTCGCTCACCGACCCGCTCACCGGGCTGTGGAACTACCGCTACCTGCGCGAGTCGATCCGACGGGAGGTGGAACGGGCCAGCCGGTTCGGCCGGATGCTCAGCGTCCTCGCCCTGGACCTGGACCGGTTCAAGGACGTCAACGACACGTACGGACATGCGGCGGGGGACACCGTGCTGGCCGAGTTCGCCCGACGGATGCGCGGCGAGATCCGCGAGGTGGACCTGGCCTTCCGGCAGGGCGGCGAGGAGTTCGTGCTGCTGCTGCCGGAGACCGACTCCCGGGGCGCGGCGATCGTGGCGGAGCGGCTGGGCGCGGCGGTCCGGGAGACGCCGATCGCCGTCGAGGCGTACGTGGGGCCGATCGTGGTGACCGTGTCGGTGGGCATCGCCGTCTACCCGGACCACGGCAGCACCGGGCGGGACGTGCTGGAGGCCGCCGACGACGCGCTCTACGCAGCCAAGGCTGCCGGCCGGGACACCTACCGGGTCGCCGAGTTGTGCCCGGACGTGCCGACGCGGGAGATCCCGGTCCCGGCGGGGGCGGTGAGCCCACCGGACGGGCTGCCGCGCGCCGGCCAGCCCGTGCAGGTCATCCGGGAGCCGGGCGGGCACGCCCGGTCGGAGCCGGCTGTGGGCGTACCGGAATCGCCGCCGGTGGGGCCGGCGCACGCTCGGCCGGAACCGGCCAACGACCCGGCGGCCAGCGCCGCGGACGAGGCCCTGGCCGGCCCGGACGCTGCCCGGCCTGGGTCGGGCGGCGGCGCGTCTTCCGGGCCACACCCGCCGCGGCAGAGCCGTGGCCGATAG
- a CDS encoding UTP--glucose-1-phosphate uridylyltransferase: MSEHSASPSPTVAATGRPLAVKAVIPAAGLATRFLPATKAVPKELLPVVDRPVLQYIVEEATQAGIGDVLLITGRGKTSMVDHFDRRPDLETRLEEKGDTERLAAVRRPSELAEIYTVRQPEQLGLGHAVGYAESHVGDQPFAVLLGDEFVKPSEPLLPAMLELQARTGGVVLAFFEVDPADTKRYGIASVEPAEAELTDIGEVVKVTGMVEKPQPEDAPSNLAVLGRYVLPGRIFDAIRRTKPGSGGEIQLTDAMELLRTEGTPVHAIVYRGTRYDTGMPLGYLQTVVQIAAEREDLGTEFRAWLADFVNADAAGGSGT; encoded by the coding sequence ATGTCGGAGCACTCAGCGAGCCCCTCACCAACGGTCGCCGCAACCGGCCGTCCCCTGGCGGTCAAGGCCGTCATCCCGGCGGCCGGACTGGCCACCCGGTTCCTGCCCGCCACCAAGGCGGTGCCCAAGGAGCTGCTGCCGGTGGTGGACCGGCCGGTGTTGCAGTACATCGTCGAGGAGGCCACCCAGGCCGGCATCGGTGACGTGTTACTGATTACCGGCCGGGGTAAGACATCGATGGTGGATCACTTCGACCGTCGCCCCGACCTGGAGACCAGGCTGGAGGAGAAGGGCGACACCGAGCGGCTGGCCGCCGTGCGCCGGCCCAGCGAACTCGCCGAGATCTACACCGTCCGGCAGCCGGAGCAGCTCGGCCTCGGCCACGCCGTCGGGTACGCCGAGTCGCACGTCGGTGACCAGCCCTTCGCGGTGCTGCTCGGCGACGAGTTCGTCAAGCCGTCCGAGCCGCTGCTGCCGGCGATGCTGGAGCTGCAGGCCCGCACCGGCGGTGTGGTGCTCGCCTTCTTCGAGGTCGACCCGGCCGACACCAAGCGGTACGGCATCGCCTCCGTGGAGCCCGCCGAGGCGGAGCTGACCGACATCGGCGAGGTCGTCAAGGTGACCGGCATGGTGGAGAAGCCGCAGCCGGAGGACGCGCCGAGCAACCTCGCCGTGCTCGGCCGCTACGTGCTGCCGGGCCGGATCTTCGACGCGATCCGGCGGACCAAGCCGGGCAGCGGTGGCGAGATCCAGCTGACCGACGCGATGGAGCTGCTGCGCACCGAGGGCACGCCGGTGCACGCGATCGTCTACCGGGGCACCCGCTACGACACCGGCATGCCGCTGGGCTACCTCCAGACGGTGGTGCAGATCGCCGCCGAACGCGAGGACCTCGGCACCGAGTTCCGCGCCTGGCTGGCCGACTTCGTCAACGCCGACGCGGCAGGCGGATCTGGTACATGA